Proteins encoded together in one Janthinobacterium tructae window:
- a CDS encoding divergent PAP2 family protein has product MDIAYLVTPLIAWILVGPIKFLINSVRTRQWAFGLVGNGGFPSNHSAVVSSMATLIALREGIGHPAFGVAVTLAFIVIIDANSLRQHVGKQAAAINRLAGEAASAAHKTLRERMGHTLVEIAGGLCTGVAIGFLINTVFSR; this is encoded by the coding sequence GTGGATATCGCTTACCTCGTCACGCCCCTGATCGCCTGGATCCTGGTCGGACCGATCAAATTCCTGATCAACAGTGTCCGCACGCGGCAATGGGCGTTCGGCCTGGTCGGCAATGGCGGCTTTCCCAGCAACCATAGCGCCGTCGTGTCCAGCATGGCAACGTTGATCGCCTTGCGCGAAGGCATCGGCCACCCCGCCTTCGGCGTGGCTGTGACCCTGGCCTTCATCGTCATCATCGACGCCAACAGCCTGCGCCAGCACGTGGGCAAGCAGGCGGCGGCCATCAACCGCCTGGCCGGGGAAGCGGCCAGCGCCGCGCACAAGACCTTGCGCGAGCGCATGGGCCATACCCTGGTGGAAATCGCCGGCGGCCTGTGCACGGGCGTGGCGATCGGTTTCCTGATCAACACCGTTTTTAGCCGCTAA
- a CDS encoding SAM hydrolase/SAM-dependent halogenase family protein has product MIIKRISHLVAGACLSALLLSPAQAAAPLVLMTDFGTADGAVSAMHGVAYGVDPQLTISDLTHQIPDYDIWLGAYRLYQTANYWPQGTVFVSVIDPGVGTNRKSVVLKTKGGRYFVGPDNGLFTLIAERDGVAELREIDEKVNRLAGSAESYTFHGRDVYAYVGARLASGAISYEQVGPQLPSESVVKIAYQKPVRDGNTIRGIVPVLDVKYGNVWTNIPKSLLDELQVKLHDPLQVRILHKGKQVAKVTAPFEHTFGGVAKGKPLVYLNSLLDVAVAISQGDFAAQHHVASGVDWEVEVSKAPAAK; this is encoded by the coding sequence ATGATCATCAAACGCATCTCCCACCTCGTCGCCGGTGCCTGCCTGAGCGCGCTTCTGCTGTCGCCCGCACAGGCTGCCGCACCGCTGGTACTGATGACGGACTTCGGCACGGCCGACGGCGCCGTGTCCGCCATGCATGGCGTCGCCTATGGCGTCGATCCCCAGCTCACCATCTCGGACCTGACGCACCAGATTCCCGACTACGACATCTGGCTGGGTGCCTACCGCCTGTACCAGACGGCCAATTACTGGCCGCAAGGCACGGTGTTTGTTTCCGTCATTGATCCTGGCGTGGGGACCAACCGCAAGTCGGTGGTGCTGAAAACCAAGGGTGGCCGCTACTTCGTGGGACCGGACAATGGCCTGTTCACCCTGATCGCCGAGCGCGACGGCGTAGCCGAACTGCGCGAAATCGATGAGAAGGTCAACCGCCTGGCTGGCTCCGCCGAGTCGTACACCTTCCATGGCCGCGACGTGTACGCGTATGTCGGTGCGCGCCTGGCCTCGGGCGCCATCAGCTATGAACAGGTGGGCCCGCAATTGCCGAGCGAATCCGTGGTGAAAATCGCGTATCAAAAACCTGTACGCGACGGCAATACCATCCGCGGCATCGTACCCGTGCTGGACGTGAAATATGGCAATGTATGGACGAATATTCCGAAATCGCTGCTCGACGAATTGCAGGTAAAACTGCATGACCCGCTGCAAGTGCGCATCTTGCACAAGGGCAAGCAAGTGGCCAAGGTCACGGCGCCCTTCGAACACACGTTTGGCGGCGTCGCCAAGGGCAAGCCCCTGGTCTACCTGAACAGCCTGCTCGACGTGGCCGTGGCCATCAGCCAGGGTGACTTTGCCGCCCAACACCACGTCGCCTCGGGCGTGGATTGGGAAGTGGAAGTGAGCAAGGCCCCTGCGGCAAAATAA
- a CDS encoding efflux RND transporter periplasmic adaptor subunit has translation MLRKTLFVLAIASALTACGKESKDPGKGGKGAKEQAGAAVNLLVSPEDLLTIQSNALASGPVITGSVQPERNADLRAEVSAVVIQVMKENGEVVKRGDVLVRLDETSIRDSLNSAEEASRAASQVLEQSERMFQRMKTLRASGMTSTQALEDAEIRRNNAQSDLSAAKSRAAQARQQLQRTLVRAPFDGIVSERKVSNGDTAQIGKELIKVIDPTSMRLEGLVSADKIGVVKVGQPVLFRINGYPGQDFAGKVRRVDPAANAVTRQVAVLVDFNDKEQPRVAGLYAEGRIETDSISALMIPDSALVKAGDVTYTWKVKDKALHKVNLRIGARDVRTGQWEVQSGLASGDTVLRTPGSTFKDGQKVELTAGKAVPAAAVASSSTVVAGKGN, from the coding sequence ATGTTGCGCAAAACCCTGTTTGTTCTGGCAATCGCTTCCGCCCTGACCGCCTGCGGCAAAGAGTCCAAAGATCCCGGCAAGGGCGGCAAGGGGGCCAAGGAACAGGCGGGCGCCGCCGTCAATTTGCTCGTCTCCCCGGAAGACCTGCTGACGATCCAGAGCAATGCGCTGGCGTCGGGGCCCGTCATCACCGGTTCCGTGCAGCCCGAGCGCAACGCGGATTTGCGCGCCGAAGTGTCTGCCGTGGTGATCCAGGTCATGAAGGAAAACGGCGAAGTCGTCAAGCGGGGCGACGTGCTGGTGCGCCTGGATGAAACGTCCATCCGCGACAGCCTCAATTCGGCCGAGGAAGCCAGCCGTGCCGCCAGCCAGGTGCTGGAACAGTCCGAACGCATGTTCCAGCGCATGAAAACCCTGCGCGCCTCGGGCATGACCTCGACGCAGGCGCTGGAAGACGCGGAAATTCGCCGCAATAATGCGCAAAGCGATCTGTCCGCCGCGAAAAGCCGCGCCGCCCAGGCCCGCCAGCAACTGCAGCGCACCCTCGTGCGTGCGCCGTTCGACGGCATCGTGAGCGAGCGCAAGGTATCGAATGGCGATACGGCGCAAATCGGCAAGGAATTGATCAAGGTCATCGATCCGACCAGCATGCGTCTGGAAGGCCTGGTGTCGGCCGACAAGATCGGCGTCGTCAAGGTGGGCCAGCCCGTGCTGTTCCGCATCAATGGGTATCCGGGCCAGGATTTCGCGGGCAAGGTGCGCCGCGTCGATCCTGCCGCCAATGCCGTCACGCGCCAGGTGGCCGTGCTGGTCGATTTCAACGACAAGGAACAACCGCGCGTGGCCGGCCTGTATGCGGAAGGGCGCATCGAGACGGACAGCATCAGCGCGCTGATGATACCCGACTCGGCGCTGGTGAAGGCGGGCGACGTCACGTACACGTGGAAGGTCAAGGATAAAGCTTTGCATAAAGTCAACTTGCGCATCGGCGCGCGCGATGTGCGCACGGGCCAGTGGGAAGTGCAAAGCGGTCTGGCCAGCGGCGATACCGTGCTGCGCACGCCGGGTTCGACCTTCAAGGATGGACAGAAAGTGGAGCTGACGGCCGGCAAAGCCGTACCCGCTGCCGCCGTGGCCAGCAGCAGCACCGTCGTTGCCGGTAAAGGAAACTAA
- a CDS encoding TonB-dependent receptor plug domain-containing protein — MHTCHFYPVSATPATPLRAIVLACAMLGAPSAWAQDAQATTGSANETASASIDQVTVVGSRARNRTVFDSSVPIDRFGAREVSNALSTGDVGAALQNLSPSINFPRIESSGASDSVRGIQLRGLAPDQVLVLINGKRRHTSAVLDTESSFAGTVPVDINAIAPNAIDHIEILRDGAGAQYGSDAVAGVINIVLKKARTGGAASLSYGANHTHFDPTDQTLTDGQTVIVNADYGVPLGEAGFFRFGAETRRRSPTERAGPSDAGWTSYNFTPADQALDGKVVFKSGDSRQRNNYLFYNTQLTLANGLDLYSFATLNERKSDGSAYFRYPGDPSNVPALYPNGYRPVTNGDKRDLSIVAGVRGSAGEWNWDASARHGSDRFDYGVSHSVNASLGAASPTRFKLAGFDFRQNALNLDATRSIDIGLPAPLSLAVGAEWMRETYTSSAGDPASYAAGGFTDAPPGAQAGPGLRPSDAYDGSRQIRSVYADVESDLTPRLLVGAAARYSRYSDFGSASTGKLSTRYKVTDNFLVRGSLSNSFRAPALVQTGFRFATLNFNADGTALQTAALLPASDPLARSFGAQQLKPEKSTNVSLGLAWKPATATSVTVDPYVIRIRDRITRSSDLQSDAVTAYLAANGRSDIQSVAYLANLLDTRTKGLDVVLNHDLAFTSGKLNLNAALNLNKTSLDKVRQSSATLANIDPSLTLLTETSLFRIKHASPTSKLILGADWQAAGWGVQARATRFGELKDFSYDSDAPLIDGIPAQRFGAVWSLDLEGQLKLSKQLTVSVGGNNILDRYPQRVRQTNNATYGGALPYNFINPIGVNGAYFYAKLNYTF; from the coding sequence CCAATGAAACGGCCAGCGCCAGCATCGACCAGGTCACCGTCGTCGGCTCGCGCGCGCGCAACCGCACGGTGTTCGACAGCAGCGTGCCCATCGACCGTTTCGGCGCGCGCGAAGTGAGCAACGCGCTGTCGACGGGCGACGTGGGCGCGGCCCTGCAAAACCTGTCGCCGTCGATCAACTTCCCCCGCATCGAGTCGAGCGGCGCGTCGGACTCCGTGCGCGGCATCCAGCTGCGGGGCCTCGCGCCCGACCAGGTGCTGGTGCTGATCAACGGCAAGCGCCGCCACACGAGCGCCGTGCTCGACACGGAAAGCAGCTTCGCCGGCACCGTACCGGTCGACATCAACGCCATTGCGCCGAACGCCATCGACCACATCGAAATCCTGCGCGACGGCGCCGGTGCCCAGTACGGCAGCGATGCCGTCGCGGGCGTGATCAACATCGTGCTGAAAAAAGCCCGCACGGGCGGCGCCGCCTCCCTCAGCTATGGCGCCAACCACACGCATTTCGATCCGACCGATCAAACCCTGACGGATGGCCAGACCGTCATCGTCAACGCCGACTATGGCGTGCCGCTGGGCGAGGCGGGATTCTTCCGCTTCGGCGCGGAAACGCGGCGCCGCTCGCCAACGGAACGGGCCGGCCCCAGCGACGCGGGCTGGACTTCCTACAACTTCACGCCGGCCGACCAGGCGCTCGATGGCAAGGTGGTGTTCAAGTCCGGCGACTCGCGCCAGCGCAACAACTACCTGTTCTACAACACCCAGCTCACCCTGGCCAATGGCCTGGACCTGTACTCGTTTGCCACCCTCAACGAGCGCAAATCGGACGGCAGCGCCTACTTCCGCTATCCGGGCGACCCGTCGAATGTGCCGGCCCTGTATCCGAACGGCTACCGCCCCGTCACCAACGGCGACAAGCGCGACCTCAGCATCGTGGCCGGCGTGCGCGGCAGCGCGGGCGAGTGGAACTGGGACGCCAGCGCGCGCCACGGCAGCGACCGCTTTGACTACGGCGTGAGCCACTCCGTCAACGCTTCGCTGGGCGCGGCCAGCCCCACGCGTTTCAAGCTGGCCGGCTTCGACTTCCGCCAGAACGCCTTGAACCTCGATGCCACGCGCAGCATCGACATCGGTTTGCCCGCCCCTTTGAGCCTGGCAGTGGGCGCCGAATGGATGCGCGAAACCTACACCAGCTCGGCCGGCGACCCCGCTTCATATGCGGCCGGCGGTTTTACCGACGCGCCACCGGGCGCGCAGGCCGGACCGGGCTTGCGCCCATCCGACGCCTACGACGGCAGCCGGCAAATCCGCTCCGTGTATGCGGACGTGGAAAGCGACCTCACGCCGCGCCTGCTGGTAGGCGCCGCCGCCCGCTATTCCCGCTACAGCGACTTCGGCAGCGCCAGCACGGGCAAACTGTCCACGCGCTATAAAGTGACGGACAACTTTCTCGTGCGCGGCTCACTGTCGAACAGCTTCCGCGCGCCGGCCCTCGTGCAGACGGGCTTTCGCTTCGCCACACTGAACTTCAATGCCGATGGCACGGCCCTGCAAACGGCGGCCCTGCTGCCGGCCAGCGACCCGCTGGCGCGCAGCTTCGGTGCGCAACAGCTGAAACCGGAAAAATCGACCAACGTCTCGCTGGGCCTGGCCTGGAAACCGGCGACCGCCACCAGCGTGACGGTGGACCCCTATGTGATCCGCATCCGCGACCGCATCACGCGTTCGAGCGACTTGCAGAGCGACGCCGTCACCGCCTACCTGGCCGCGAATGGTCGCAGCGACATCCAGTCCGTGGCCTACCTGGCCAACCTGCTCGACACACGTACCAAGGGTCTGGACGTGGTGCTGAATCACGACCTGGCCTTCACGTCAGGCAAGCTGAACCTGAATGCGGCGCTGAACCTGAACAAGACCAGTCTCGACAAGGTACGCCAGAGTTCCGCTACGCTGGCCAATATCGATCCGAGTTTGACCCTGCTGACGGAGACGAGTTTGTTCCGCATCAAACATGCGTCACCGACCAGCAAATTGATCCTCGGCGCCGACTGGCAAGCGGCCGGCTGGGGCGTGCAGGCGCGCGCCACGCGCTTCGGCGAGTTGAAAGATTTTTCCTACGACAGCGATGCGCCCCTGATCGACGGTATTCCCGCGCAGCGCTTCGGCGCGGTCTGGTCGCTGGACCTGGAAGGCCAGTTAAAACTGAGCAAGCAACTGACGGTGAGCGTAGGCGGCAACAATATCCTCGACCGCTATCCGCAACGCGTGCGCCAGACGAATAACGCCACGTATGGCGGCGCCCTGCCTTACAATTTCATCAACCCCATCGGCGTCAATGGCGCGTATTTCTACGCCAAGCTGAACTACACGTTTTAA
- a CDS encoding efflux RND transporter permease subunit, with protein MFLSDFSIKRPTATIVLILAMMCVGLLALKKLRVNQNPDVEVPFIVVSIPYPGASPDTVEREVVNRLEKSLQSISGVTEVNSDSNEGSATIFLKFSFNTNLIEASDNIRNAIAAVRYKLPTEMREPILQRIDPAAEPIMQLALSSNTQSHAEISRLAEDVLSDRFRTVDGVALVNVGGSLKRELSVLLRAEKLREYNVSVSDVVTALRNQNTNAPVGKVRGTLDEKSIRLVGRIESPSDFEKVVIKRRGEEIVRLAQVATIVDGFAEVNSLSMRSGKPNVGISITRVRDASTVSVANKIRDMVAEINKTLPKGTILQVTRDGGENAQHSLNNVIESLVLGAVLTIFVVYAFLNSWRSTLITALSLPTSVIAAFIAVWLCGFTLNFMTLLGLSLAIGVLIDDAIVVRENIVRHMQMGKDRRTAALEGTAEIGMAVAATTFSIIAVFIPVAFMPGISGEWFRPFALTVTCSVLVSLGISFTLDPMLSAYWGDPIEEHAAPKKGIGRVLEKFNHWFDHQADRYGRVIAWALHHRRWMAVIAFGSLVGAIALHATHGGTSFLPASDSGNLMINVRTPSSSSIEYSRLKLEAAAVLARTLPETKDTNSSINAGGGRVYVDIGKRNTRKRSAKEIAVELREKMSRLVGAEYVVQDDLSNGSQKPIQVEFTGPDSRKLMEITNAYMDKLRAIPGAVDVGLSEQDPKNELQIELNRGLANSMGISVNDAAQSLRVAFAGVEVGDWVDPTGETRDVAVRLHPDDRVASENIERLPISVTGTSQMVPLDQIATITMGKGPSGIEHKNGKRTITVSANAQGRSNGEVTSDAMKLANSIDFPPGYGLALGGAGQDQQELFTEMLIALVMGIGLMYLILVMQFGSFTAPVAVMMSLPLSLIGVVVALVITNNTLNLMSFIGIIMLMGLVAKNAILLLDAARKREEEGHGREDALMYAGRMRLRPILMTTFALIAGMFPVALGLGEGGEFYRPLAIAIIGGTITSTILTLLVVPTFYDSIEIARDGAVAKFHRRAARMPVVVAMILTLLECVLTLLLVRFVYRMLKKAVLFLMGRRTPKAASVSLQK; from the coding sequence ATGTTCCTTTCCGATTTCAGTATCAAGCGGCCCACCGCCACCATCGTCCTGATCCTGGCGATGATGTGCGTCGGCTTGCTGGCGCTCAAGAAACTGCGCGTCAACCAGAACCCGGACGTCGAAGTACCCTTCATCGTCGTCAGCATCCCTTACCCTGGCGCATCGCCCGATACGGTCGAGCGCGAAGTGGTGAACCGCCTGGAAAAGTCCTTGCAAAGCATTTCCGGCGTGACCGAAGTCAACAGCGATTCGAATGAAGGTTCGGCCACCATCTTCCTGAAGTTCTCGTTCAATACCAACCTGATCGAGGCGTCCGACAATATCCGCAATGCGATTGCCGCCGTGCGCTACAAGTTGCCGACGGAGATGCGCGAGCCTATCTTGCAGCGCATCGACCCGGCTGCCGAACCGATCATGCAACTGGCGCTGTCGTCGAATACGCAAAGCCACGCGGAAATTTCGCGCCTGGCCGAGGACGTGCTGTCGGACCGCTTCCGCACCGTCGATGGCGTGGCGCTGGTCAACGTGGGCGGTTCGCTGAAGCGCGAGCTGTCCGTGCTGCTGCGCGCGGAAAAATTGCGTGAATACAATGTATCCGTCAGCGACGTCGTCACCGCCTTGCGCAACCAGAACACGAATGCCCCGGTGGGCAAGGTACGCGGCACCCTGGACGAGAAAAGCATCCGCCTCGTGGGCCGCATCGAGTCGCCAAGCGACTTCGAGAAAGTGGTGATCAAGCGCCGCGGCGAGGAAATCGTGCGCCTGGCGCAAGTGGCCACCATCGTGGATGGCTTTGCCGAAGTCAATAGCCTGAGCATGCGCAGCGGCAAGCCCAACGTGGGCATATCGATTACCCGCGTGCGCGACGCCTCCACTGTCAGCGTGGCCAACAAGATCCGCGACATGGTGGCGGAAATCAACAAGACCTTGCCGAAAGGCACGATCCTGCAAGTGACGCGCGACGGCGGCGAAAACGCCCAGCATAGCCTGAATAATGTGATCGAATCGCTGGTGCTGGGCGCCGTGCTGACGATCTTCGTCGTCTACGCCTTCCTGAACTCGTGGCGTTCGACCCTGATCACGGCGCTGAGCCTGCCGACGTCCGTGATTGCCGCCTTCATTGCCGTGTGGCTGTGCGGCTTTACCCTGAACTTCATGACCCTGCTGGGCCTGTCGCTGGCTATCGGCGTGCTGATCGATGACGCCATCGTGGTGCGCGAAAACATCGTGCGCCACATGCAGATGGGCAAGGATCGCCGCACGGCTGCGCTGGAGGGCACGGCCGAGATCGGTATGGCCGTGGCTGCCACGACGTTCTCCATCATCGCCGTCTTCATTCCCGTGGCCTTCATGCCGGGTATTTCCGGCGAATGGTTCCGTCCGTTTGCCTTGACGGTGACGTGCTCGGTGCTGGTCAGCCTGGGCATCTCGTTTACGCTCGACCCCATGCTGTCGGCCTACTGGGGCGACCCGATCGAGGAACATGCGGCGCCGAAAAAGGGCATCGGCCGCGTGCTGGAGAAATTCAACCACTGGTTCGACCACCAGGCGGACCGCTATGGCCGCGTGATCGCCTGGGCCCTGCATCACCGCCGCTGGATGGCCGTCATCGCCTTCGGCAGCCTGGTGGGCGCCATCGCCCTGCACGCCACGCATGGCGGCACGAGTTTCCTGCCGGCATCCGATTCGGGCAATCTGATGATCAATGTGCGCACGCCATCGTCGAGCAGCATCGAGTACTCGCGTTTGAAACTGGAAGCGGCGGCCGTGCTGGCGCGGACCTTGCCTGAAACCAAGGATACCAACAGCTCCATCAATGCGGGCGGCGGACGAGTGTATGTCGACATCGGCAAGCGCAACACCCGCAAGCGTTCGGCCAAGGAAATCGCGGTCGAGCTGCGCGAGAAGATGTCGCGTCTGGTGGGCGCCGAATACGTGGTGCAGGATGACTTGAGCAACGGTTCGCAAAAACCGATCCAGGTGGAATTTACGGGTCCGGATTCGCGTAAACTCATGGAAATTACCAACGCCTACATGGACAAGCTGCGCGCCATTCCCGGTGCCGTCGACGTGGGCCTGTCCGAGCAGGACCCGAAGAACGAACTGCAGATCGAGCTCAACCGTGGCCTGGCCAACTCGATGGGCATTTCTGTCAATGATGCGGCGCAATCGTTGCGCGTGGCGTTTGCCGGCGTGGAAGTGGGCGACTGGGTCGATCCGACGGGCGAAACGCGCGACGTGGCCGTGCGCCTGCATCCCGATGACCGCGTGGCATCGGAAAACATCGAGCGCCTGCCGATCAGCGTGACGGGCACGTCGCAAATGGTGCCGCTCGACCAGATCGCCACCATTACCATGGGCAAGGGCCCGTCCGGCATCGAGCACAAGAATGGCAAGCGGACGATCACCGTGTCGGCCAATGCGCAAGGCCGCTCGAATGGTGAAGTGACGAGCGACGCCATGAAACTGGCCAACTCCATCGACTTCCCGCCCGGCTACGGCCTGGCGCTCGGTGGCGCCGGCCAGGACCAGCAAGAGCTGTTCACGGAAATGCTGATCGCGCTGGTGATGGGTATCGGCCTGATGTATTTGATCCTGGTGATGCAGTTCGGTTCCTTCACGGCGCCAGTGGCCGTGATGATGTCCTTGCCGCTGAGTCTGATCGGCGTGGTGGTGGCGCTGGTGATCACCAATAACACCCTCAACCTGATGAGCTTTATCGGCATCATCATGCTGATGGGTCTGGTTGCCAAGAACGCCATCCTGCTGCTGGACGCGGCGCGCAAGCGCGAGGAAGAGGGGCATGGCCGCGAGGACGCGCTGATGTATGCGGGCCGCATGCGTCTGCGCCCCATCCTGATGACGACGTTTGCGCTGATCGCCGGCATGTTCCCCGTGGCGCTGGGCCTGGGCGAGGGCGGCGAGTTCTACCGTCCATTGGCGATCGCCATCATCGGTGGCACCATCACCTCGACGATTCTGACCCTGCTGGTCGTACCGACCTTCTATGACAGCATCGAAATCGCCCGCGATGGCGCCGTGGCCAAGTTCCACCGCCGCGCCGCGCGCATGCCCGTGGTCGTGGCCATGATATTGACCTTGCTCGAATGCGTGCTGACCTTGCTGCTGGTGCGCTTCGTCTACCGCATGCTGAAAAAGGCCGTGCTGTTCCTGATGGGACGCCGTACGCCGAAAGCGGCGTCGGTCAGCCTGCAAAAATAG